The proteins below are encoded in one region of Telopea speciosissima isolate NSW1024214 ecotype Mountain lineage chromosome 10, Tspe_v1, whole genome shotgun sequence:
- the LOC122641464 gene encoding splicing factor 3B subunit 6-like protein yields MATISLRKGNTRLPPEVNRVLYVRNLPFNISSEEMYDIFGKYGAIRQIRIGTNKDTRGTAFVVYEDIYDAKTAVDHLSGFNVANRYLIVLYYQQAKMSKKVDQKKKEDEIAKMQEKYGVSTKDK; encoded by the coding sequence ATGGCAACTATCAGTCTCCGAAAGGGAAACACACGTCTCCCACCTGAAGTGAACAGAGTTCTCTACGTTAGAAACCTCCCCTTTAACATCTCCAGCGAGGAGATGTACGATATCTTCGGCAAATATGGAGCGATACGGCAGATTCGTATTGGTACTAACAAGGATACCAGGGGCACGGCTTTCGTCGTCTATGAAGATATCTATGATGCTAAGACTGCTGTCGATCATCTCTCTGGATTCAACGTTGCGAATCGGTATCTGATCGTGTTGTATTATCAGCAGGCCAAGATGAGTAAGAAGGTTgatcagaagaagaaggaagacgaGATTGCTAAGATGCAGGAGAAATATGGGGTCTCCACAAAAGATAAGTAG